A genomic segment from Acipenser ruthenus chromosome 5, fAciRut3.2 maternal haplotype, whole genome shotgun sequence encodes:
- the LOC117403358 gene encoding serine incorporator 1-like, with the protein MGAVLGLCSMASWIPCLCGSAPCLLCSCCPSGNNSTVTRLIYAFFLLLGVGIACIMLMPGMEGQLKKIPGFCDGGMGTSIPGIQGHVNCDVLVGYKAVYRICFGMSMFFLLFSLLMIKVKSSQDPRASVHNGFWFFKFASAVAITVGAFFIPEGPFTTVWFYVGMAGAFCFILIQLVLLIDFAHSWNESWVEKMEEGNSRCWYAALLSATTLNYILSLIALVLFYVYYTHSDGCTENKAFISVNMLICIGASVLSILPKIQESQPRSGLLQSSIVTLYTMYLTWSAMTNEPDRKCNPSLLSIIGYNNTGTPSSRGQVLQWWDAQGIVGLILFLLCVLYSSIRNSTNRQVNKLTLTSDETTLIEEGVSRSDSFDEGDNVNRAVDNEKDGVTYSYSFFHFMLFLASLYIMMTLTNWYSPDSTYETMTSKWPSVWVKISSTWICITLYVWTLVAPLVLTNRDFD; encoded by the exons ATGGGGGCTGTACTCGGACTCTGCTCTATGGCTAGCTGG aTCCCTTGCCTGTGTGGGAGTGCACCCTGTCTGCTGTGCAGTTGCTGCCCCAGTGGAAACAACTCCACAGTTACTCGACTCATCTATGCATTCTTTCTTCTCCTGGGAGTAGGGATTGCTTGCATTATGTTGATGCCAGGAATGGAAGGACAGTTAAAAAAG ATTCCTGGATTTTGTGATGGAGGCATGGGGACATCAATTCCTGGAATTCAGGGACATGTGAACTGTGATGTCCTGGTTGGCTACAAGGCAGTGTACCGGATTTGCTTTGGCATGTCCATGTTCTTCCTGCTCTTTTCATTGCTGATGATCAAGGTGAAGAGCAGTCAGGATCCAAGAGCTTCAGTACACAATGG GTTCTGGTTCTTTAAGTTTGCATCTGCTGTAGCCATCACTGTTGGAGCTTTCTTCATCCCAGAGGGGCCTTTTACCACAG TGTGGTTTTATGTCGGCATGGCTGGGGCTTTCTGCTTCATCCTGATTCAACTGGTCCTGCTGATTGATTTTGCCCACTCCTGGAACGAGTCCTGGGTAGAAAAAATGGAGGAAGGGAACTCCAGATGCTGGTATGCAG CCCTCCTTTCTGCTACAACTTTGAATTACATCCTGTCCCTGATTGCCTTGGTACTATTTTACGTCTATTATACCCACTCTGACGGCTGCACTGAGAATAAAGCCTTTATCAGCGTTAACATGTTGATCTGCATTGGTGCCTCTGTGTTGTCTATCCTGCCCAAGATCCAG GAGTCCCAGCCACGATCTGGTTTGTTGCAGTCTTCCATCGTCACTTTATACACCATGTATTTGACCTGGTCAGCCATGACTAATGAACCAG ACAGAAAATGCAATCCTAGCTTGCTGAGCATAATTGGCTATAACAACACTGGCACTCCAAGCAGCCGTGGTCAAGTTCTTCAGTGGTGGGATGCTCAGGGAATTGTTGGCCTGATTCTGTTCTTGCTATGTGTTCTCTATTCCAG CATTCGCAACTCCACCAACAGGCAGGTAAACAAACTGACACTGACCAGCGATGAAACCACGCTGATAGAGGAAGGAGTCAGCAGGAGCGATAGCTTTGATGAGGGAGATAATGTGAACCGCGCAGTAGATAATGAAAAGGATGGGGTTACTTACAGCTACTCCTTTTTCCATTTCATGCTGTTCTTAGCTTCACTGTACATCATGATGACACTTACTAACTGGTACAG CCCTGATTCTACCTATGAAACAATGACCAGCAAATGGCCGTCCGTGTGGGTGAAGATTTCCTCCACATGGATCTGCATTACCCTGTATGTGTGGACTCTTGTTGCTCCACTGGTTCTTACAAACCGTGATTTTGACTGA